A window from Salminus brasiliensis chromosome 7, fSalBra1.hap2, whole genome shotgun sequence encodes these proteins:
- the ngfb gene encoding nerve growth factor, whose amino-acid sequence MQWSMLALLLLFCSHTLALRMGDVCPQNGNQEQHGTRAAQPTHTVEPKLFNKRRYRSPRVLFSERPPDSEPAEHHGSKGRTRRRAGQPQHRGVYSVCESVSFWVGNKTKATDISGNEVLVLPDVNINDVRKKQYFFETTCSGARPAGSGCLGIDGRHWNSYCTNSHTFVRALTSFKNLVAWRLIRINVACVCVLSRKSWRQ is encoded by the coding sequence ATGCAGTGGTCCATGCTAGCCCTGCTGCTCCTGTTCTGCAGCCATACTTTGGCACtgcgaatgggtgacgtctgCCCACAGAACGGCAACCAGGAGCAGCATGGCACCAGGGCAGCCCAACCCACGCATACTGTTGAACCCAAACTCTTCAACAAGAGACGCTACCGCTCACCCCGCGTGCTGTTCAGTGAGCGGCCGCCTGATTCCGAGCCTGCGGAGCACCATGGGTCAAAGGGCAGGACAAGGCGGCGGGCTGGACAGCCCCAGCATCGCGGCGTGTATTCAGTGTGTGAGAGCGTCAGCTTCTGGGTGGGGAATAAGACCAAGGCAACGGACATCTCTGGCAATGAGGTGTTGGTGTTGCCTGACGTCAATATCAATGATGTCCGGAAAAAGCAGTACTTCTTTGAGACCACCTGTAGTGGGGCCAGACCTGCGGGCTCAGGCTGTCTGGGCATTGATGGACGACACTGGAACTCGTACTGCACCAACTCGCACACCTTTGTGCGGGCATTGACTTCATTCAAGAACCTGGTGGCTTGGAGACTTATTAGGATCAATGTggcctgtgtctgtgtgctcAGCCGCAAGTCCTGGAGACAGTGA